The following are from one region of the Bactrocera oleae isolate idBacOlea1 chromosome 6, idBacOlea1, whole genome shotgun sequence genome:
- the LOC106624400 gene encoding brachyurin encodes MGLQRILLALLLSCAAMDIFICPQPVQGFAIGQSKYGRIEKFPYQVMLIGKQLWRKRILCGGTLLDQRWILTAGHCTMGVTHFDIYLGALTIEDGAETGRLVLRSNKFIVHEGFDPDTAANDIALVKLPLDVTYTTRIQPAMLPYLRRNDALTGAKVVATGWGANNEMSNYNPMQYTELRVISNQECANEFDVVTNGVLCAKGLRDETVCSGDSGGPLVLKNTQIVIGITSFGPADGCETNIPGGFTRVTYYLDWIEAKTGRLGQNLPLVAQQQVSQRAQTLMRNVVRLNDNVV; translated from the coding sequence atgggtTTGCAGAGAATATTATTGGCATTGCTGCTTAGCTGTGCCGCAATGGACATATTTATTTGTCCACAACCTGTGCAGGGCTTTGCCATCGGTCAATCGAAATACGGACGCATTGAGAAGTTTCCTTATCAAGTGATGTTGATCGGCAAACAGTTGTGGCGCAAACGCATACTTTGCGGTGGCACGCTGCTCGATCAACGCTGGATACTCACCGCTGGACACTGCACCATGGGCGTCACACATTTTGACATCTACTTAGGCGCGCTCACCATCGAGGATGGCGCTGAAACGGGACGCCTAGTGTTGCGCTCGAACAAATTCATCGTGCACGAAGGCTTCGATCCCGATACGGCGGCCAATGATATTGCGCTCGTCAAGCTACCATTAGATGTGACCTACACAACGCGTATACAACCCGCTATGCTGCCTTACCTCAGGCGTAACGATGCGCTGACCGGCGCCAAAGTCGTCGCCACCGGCTGGGGTGCCAACAATGAGATGTCCAACTATAACCCCATGCAATACACCGAACTGCGTGTGATCTCTAATCAGGAGTGCGCCAATGAATTCGATGTGGTGACAAACGGTGTGCTCTGTGCGAAAGGCCTGCGCGACGAAACAGTCTGCTCCGGCGATTCTGGCGGCCCGCTAgtactgaagaatacacaaatTGTAATCGGTATTACGAGCTTCGGACCCGCCGATGGCTGTGAAACAAATATACCTGGTGGTTTTACGCGTGTCACTTACTATTTGGATTGGATCGAAGCGAAAACGGGTCGACTGGGACAAAACTTGCCACTTGTTGCACAACAACAGGTGTCACAGCGCGCGCAAACGCTCATGCGCAATGTTGTGCGACTCAACGATAATGTGGTGTAA